One window from the genome of Montipora foliosa isolate CH-2021 chromosome 5, ASM3666993v2, whole genome shotgun sequence encodes:
- the LOC138002171 gene encoding 60S ribosomal export protein NMD3-like has product MCDACHRQAAQDYWKAVVQVRQKTSHKKTFFYLEQLILKHNAHQNTVKVKQESDGVDFFYASRADARKFVEFLQSVVPCRYKTSEKLISHDVHSNTYNYKYTFSVEIIPICREEIVCLPLKVSRSHGNI; this is encoded by the exons ATGTGTGATGCTTGCCATCGGCAGGCTGCTCAGGATTACTGGAAGGCAGTTGTTCAAGTCAGGCAAAAG ACATCGCACAAAAAGACATTCTTCTATTTGGAGCAGCTGATTTTAAAGCACAATGCACATCAAAACACTGTTAAAGTTAAACAAGAATCAG ATGGAGTGGACTTTTTCTATGCGTCGAGAGCTGATGCTCGCAAGTTTGTTGAGTTTCTTCAGTCTGTTGTCCCATGCAG ATACAAGACCTCTGAGAAACTCATCTCTCATGATGTACACAGCAACACTTACAATTACAAGTATACTTTCTCAGTGGAAATTATTCCTATCTGCCGG GAAGAGATTGTTTGCTTGCCATTAAAAGTTTCAAGGTCTCAtgggaatatttaa